A window from Neobacillus sp. PS3-40 encodes these proteins:
- a CDS encoding ABC transporter permease, giving the protein MNGWISLFKDDAILEIIKLSLQVSLTAMVIGSIIGILAGTTLGIYNFIGKKIILSVVYTLMGMPPVLIGVIVYLLLSRHGILGSAQLLFTPTAMIIAQTILITPIVTGLTYSAISSNDKKYSAAALTLGANDFQLWKVLLRESRRGIITACLTAFGRAISEVGAVMLVGGNIEGSTRVMTTAMILETRQGNFNVALALGAVLLLISFLINFSVLWKFMFKRASFTEVIQS; this is encoded by the coding sequence ATGAATGGTTGGATCTCACTTTTTAAAGATGATGCTATTCTAGAAATTATCAAACTCTCATTACAAGTTTCATTGACTGCAATGGTGATCGGAAGCATCATCGGAATCTTAGCAGGGACAACACTCGGTATTTATAATTTTATTGGGAAAAAAATTATTCTTTCTGTTGTGTATACACTAATGGGAATGCCGCCAGTCTTAATAGGAGTAATCGTTTATCTGTTACTTTCAAGGCATGGAATTTTAGGCTCTGCACAACTCCTATTTACTCCAACAGCGATGATTATTGCACAAACTATTTTAATTACTCCCATTGTCACTGGACTTACATACTCCGCAATATCTTCAAACGACAAGAAATATTCTGCCGCTGCTCTTACATTGGGAGCAAATGATTTTCAACTATGGAAGGTTTTATTACGAGAATCAAGGCGGGGTATCATTACAGCTTGTTTAACCGCATTTGGTAGAGCAATTTCCGAAGTAGGTGCGGTCATGCTTGTTGGAGGAAATATTGAAGGAAGTACACGTGTTATGACTACTGCCATGATTTTGGAAACACGACAAGGAAATTTTAACGTTGCACTTGCTTTAGGAGCAGTTCTACTACTTATTAGTTTTTTAATTAATTTTTCAGTATTATGGAAATTTATGTTTAAAAGGGCATCTTTTACTGAGGTGATTCAATCATGA
- a CDS encoding YdcF family protein yields MIKSKKRVIFCIFILIVLAGLFFNLGKFLVIDDNSAKSDAILVLSGDRGERIEKAAYLFHKGYGHYFVISGGSIYNDITAAQLMKDHAIKLGVPEKLIILENRADSTYENAHFTKNLLKNYPIHSAIVVSSNYHMRRVKMIFDREFKNESIKLTYSGAKDWYFDERRWFSNNKRIVLLLNEYMKFIGYAFGKNY; encoded by the coding sequence ATGATAAAAAGTAAAAAGAGAGTAATATTTTGTATATTTATTTTGATAGTTTTGGCAGGTTTGTTTTTTAATTTAGGCAAGTTCTTGGTCATTGACGACAATTCTGCTAAGTCCGATGCCATCCTTGTGTTAAGCGGAGATCGCGGGGAGAGGATTGAAAAAGCGGCTTATCTTTTTCATAAAGGGTATGGTCATTATTTTGTTATTTCAGGCGGAAGTATTTATAACGATATAACGGCTGCCCAATTGATGAAAGATCATGCAATAAAGTTGGGGGTGCCAGAAAAGTTAATCATCCTCGAAAATCGAGCTGATAGTACATACGAAAATGCCCACTTCACAAAAAACCTTCTTAAGAATTACCCGATTCATTCTGCGATTGTGGTTTCATCGAATTATCATATGCGGAGAGTGAAAATGATTTTTGACCGGGAATTTAAAAATGAATCTATCAAACTCACCTATTCGGGTGCAAAAGACTGGTATTTTGATGAAAGACGCTGGTTTAGTAATAATAAAAGAATTGTTCTTCTACTAAATGAGTATATGAAGTTTATTGGATATGCCTTTGGGAAAAATTATTAA
- a CDS encoding D-serine ammonia-lyase, with product MVFSTRELDIWQQEYPLLTEITKHQPVLWLNPLLKQMVDVPELPVTLHDIEQAELLWQRFAPFLEIEFPETKETNGIIESPLKKIASMKTVLNNDFPPAIVGDLYLKCDNELPIAGSIKARGGVYEVLHHAEQLAIGAGLVKENDNYEIFSSEKFKEFFGQYSIGVGSTGNLGLSIGIISAKLGFDVSVYMSSDAKQWKKDLLREKGATVHEFAGDFGEAISEGRQKTLADPMAYFVDDEDSKHLFLGYSVAALRIQKQLEEKRIKVDAEHPLFVYLPCGVGGSPGGIAFGLKQVFGDHVHCFFVEPTHSPAVLIGLLTGEKDKVCVQDFGIDNRTEADGLAVGRPSRFATPISEHLISGVFTVEDDDLYRLLTLLVDNENIYLEPSSTSGLLGPGQVLHSSYMESKQLNEKNATHIAWATGGALVPQADMGHFYEKGKELNVNRKSSRDYALTV from the coding sequence ATGGTTTTTTCAACGAGAGAACTTGACATATGGCAGCAAGAATATCCGTTATTAACAGAAATAACGAAACATCAGCCTGTTTTATGGCTTAATCCACTTTTAAAACAAATGGTAGATGTGCCTGAGCTGCCGGTAACTTTACATGATATTGAGCAAGCTGAGCTATTATGGCAACGTTTTGCTCCATTTTTAGAAATTGAATTTCCTGAAACCAAGGAAACAAATGGGATCATTGAATCTCCATTGAAAAAGATTGCGAGTATGAAAACAGTGCTGAATAATGATTTTCCACCTGCAATTGTCGGAGATCTTTATTTAAAGTGTGATAATGAATTACCTATTGCTGGTTCCATTAAAGCAAGAGGCGGAGTTTACGAAGTTCTTCATCATGCAGAACAATTGGCAATTGGAGCAGGATTAGTGAAGGAAAATGACAACTACGAAATTTTTTCAAGCGAGAAGTTTAAAGAATTCTTTGGTCAATATAGTATTGGCGTTGGTTCAACTGGAAATCTTGGATTAAGTATTGGAATTATTAGTGCTAAGCTGGGTTTTGATGTATCCGTTTACATGTCCTCGGATGCAAAGCAGTGGAAGAAAGATTTGCTTCGTGAAAAAGGAGCAACAGTGCACGAGTTTGCTGGAGATTTTGGCGAGGCCATCAGCGAGGGTAGACAGAAAACTCTTGCAGATCCTATGGCCTATTTTGTTGACGACGAAGATTCCAAGCATTTGTTCTTGGGATATAGTGTTGCGGCATTAAGAATCCAAAAGCAACTCGAAGAAAAAAGGATTAAAGTCGACGCAGAACATCCGCTGTTTGTTTATCTTCCTTGTGGTGTCGGTGGCTCACCAGGCGGAATTGCATTTGGCTTGAAACAAGTATTTGGTGATCATGTCCATTGCTTCTTTGTGGAACCAACCCATTCGCCTGCTGTTTTAATTGGATTGTTAACAGGTGAAAAGGACAAAGTCTGCGTGCAAGATTTCGGTATCGATAATCGCACTGAAGCAGATGGCCTAGCTGTTGGGCGTCCATCCCGTTTTGCTACGCCAATCAGTGAACATCTCATCAGTGGTGTTTTTACAGTAGAAGACGATGACCTATATCGACTACTCACCTTACTTGTTGACAATGAAAACATTTATCTAGAACCATCATCAACTTCAGGCCTTTTAGGACCTGGACAAGTCCTACATTCAAGTTATATGGAAAGCAAACAATTGAATGAAAAGAATGCAACACATATCGCATGGGCAACGGGTGGTGCACTTGTACCACAAGCAGATATGGGTCATTTTTACGAAAAAGGCAAAGAGCTTAATGTGAATCGTAAATCAAGCCGTGATTACGCATTAACGGTTTAA
- a CDS encoding transposase, with the protein MGRKRRQWIPYAYHHIYSRGNNRQNIFCDSTDMVEVFRLLTMIHEDTPISICAFCIMTNHYHFLLKSEEVSISKIMSIFNKRYTDYYNRRYEHVGHVFQQRFNSSPVLYPHDLLRVSKYIHRNPINTKNPMVPRMEDYPYSSYQYYKTSCPPPYPFMKPNDLSSAFAIPEENALFEYCKYVEREEV; encoded by the coding sequence ATGGGAAGAAAAAGAAGACAATGGATTCCGTATGCATACCACCATATTTATTCAAGAGGTAACAACAGGCAAAATATCTTTTGTGATAGTACTGATATGGTAGAAGTTTTTCGCCTCCTGACTATGATTCATGAGGATACCCCGATTTCAATCTGCGCGTTCTGCATCATGACTAATCACTATCATTTCCTACTAAAATCAGAAGAAGTATCTATTTCAAAAATCATGAGTATTTTTAATAAGAGATACACAGATTATTATAATCGTAGGTATGAGCATGTTGGGCATGTATTCCAACAACGATTCAATAGCTCTCCAGTTCTTTATCCACACGATCTCCTTCGCGTCAGCAAATATATTCATCGAAATCCTATCAATACAAAAAATCCCATGGTACCACGAATGGAGGATTACCCATACAGCAGTTACCAATACTATAAAACTTCCTGCCCACCACCATACCCATTTATGAAACCCAATGATCTATCTTCCGCCTTTGCAATTCCAGAAGAAAATGCTTTATTTGAATACTGTAAATACGTGGAACGGGAGGAGGTATAG
- a CDS encoding substrate-binding domain-containing protein yields the protein MKKRNLLVSILTAFLLVFSIITPSFAASTTSTKVLKSVTASQSLKVRNDAGTKYKQIGTAKKGKVLDVVSKKSTWYKIKWNGTFGYVYAKYTKAVAKKVKLESNFILATTTSTQDSGLLDAIIPVFEAKYDVDVKVVAVGTGQAIKMGEQGDADVLLVHDRKSEDKFVKEKRGEMAYNLMYNQFLLVGPKADPAKIKNSKTVESALKKIVSTKSTFISRGDDSGTNKKEISIWNDLNIKPSGDWYKKAGSGMGDTLRMADEMGGYTLTDEATFLTNKTGLVNLVSGQKELLNPYGIMRVVGTKKPNSSKAFIDFLVSKEGQKLIGKYGKTKFGKPLFVPNASKR from the coding sequence GTGAAAAAGCGCAATCTATTAGTATCCATTTTAACAGCATTTCTTCTAGTCTTTTCTATCATTACACCTTCATTTGCAGCTTCAACAACAAGTACAAAGGTATTGAAATCAGTTACTGCTTCACAAAGTCTAAAAGTCCGTAATGATGCGGGAACAAAATATAAACAAATAGGGACCGCGAAAAAAGGGAAAGTACTAGATGTTGTTAGTAAAAAAAGTACATGGTATAAAATTAAATGGAATGGTACATTTGGGTATGTTTACGCTAAATATACAAAGGCAGTCGCTAAAAAGGTAAAGCTTGAAAGCAACTTTATCCTTGCAACTACAACAAGTACACAGGATTCTGGTTTGTTAGATGCGATTATCCCAGTATTTGAAGCAAAATATGATGTTGATGTTAAAGTGGTTGCAGTAGGTACAGGGCAAGCAATTAAAATGGGTGAACAGGGCGACGCTGACGTATTGCTTGTTCATGATAGAAAAAGCGAAGATAAGTTTGTGAAGGAAAAACGTGGTGAGATGGCTTACAATCTAATGTACAATCAATTTTTATTAGTTGGGCCAAAGGCGGACCCAGCTAAAATAAAAAATTCCAAAACGGTTGAAAGTGCATTAAAGAAAATAGTGAGTACAAAATCAACCTTTATCTCTAGAGGTGATGATTCAGGTACAAACAAGAAAGAAATTAGTATCTGGAATGATTTAAACATTAAGCCAAGTGGAGACTGGTATAAAAAGGCCGGATCCGGCATGGGAGATACATTACGAATGGCAGATGAAATGGGTGGTTATACACTTACAGATGAAGCTACCTTCCTAACAAATAAAACTGGTTTAGTAAACTTAGTTTCAGGACAAAAAGAACTTCTAAATCCATATGGTATTATGAGAGTAGTAGGAACGAAAAAGCCAAATTCTAGTAAAGCCTTTATTGACTTCCTAGTAAGCAAAGAAGGACAAAAGCTAATCGGAAAATATGGCAAAACGAAATTTGGAAAACCATTATTCGTACCAAATGCTTCAAAACGTTAA